From Spirosoma aerolatum, one genomic window encodes:
- a CDS encoding energy transducer TonB, with amino-acid sequence MLRSDAFLPVAPTYDDIIFQARNQAYGAFVLRQQYRPTLSRALGLGVGLFLAGLAGPALYDHFWPKAMASDQEVMISADMMKLPEKIEEPPITLPKTEPAPAVNTVRNLPPEVRPEDEVIDENLPPTTDQLKDATSGTETAEGTGAEEVILAPEASAPTIQEKAVEVEAAPEAPFLRVEQQPEYPGGMDALRSFLSKNLNYPRAAASAGVSGRVYVSFVVNTDGSLAELQVLKGIGFGCDEEAIRVMQKMPPWKPGKQSGRAVRVRFNLPISFTLE; translated from the coding sequence ATGCTTCGCTCCGATGCATTTCTGCCCGTAGCACCTACCTACGACGATATTATTTTTCAGGCCCGTAATCAGGCTTATGGCGCATTTGTTCTGCGTCAACAGTATCGACCGACACTCAGCCGTGCATTAGGATTGGGTGTCGGTTTATTTTTAGCCGGATTGGCTGGGCCTGCCCTGTATGATCATTTCTGGCCCAAAGCCATGGCCTCCGATCAGGAAGTCATGATTTCAGCCGATATGATGAAACTGCCTGAGAAAATAGAGGAACCTCCTATCACGTTACCTAAAACGGAACCGGCTCCGGCAGTCAATACCGTTCGAAATTTACCTCCCGAAGTGAGACCTGAGGATGAAGTGATCGACGAAAACCTGCCGCCCACTACCGACCAATTAAAAGACGCTACATCGGGTACAGAAACGGCCGAAGGGACGGGTGCCGAAGAGGTAATACTGGCACCGGAAGCGTCTGCACCCACCATTCAGGAGAAGGCTGTTGAAGTGGAAGCCGCCCCCGAAGCACCTTTTTTAAGGGTTGAGCAGCAGCCCGAGTATCCCGGCGGGATGGATGCTTTGAGAAGCTTTCTGAGTAAAAACCTGAATTATCCGCGTGCAGCCGCATCGGCAGGGGTTTCGGGGAGAGTATATGTCAGCTTTGTGGTCAATACCGATGGTAGCTTGGCCGAGCTTCAGGTACTGAAAGGCATCGGCTTCGGTTGCGATGAAGAAGCCATTCGGGTTATGCAGAAAATGCCCCCTTGGAAACCCGGTAAACAGTCGGGCCGGGCGGTGCGGGTCAGATTCAATTTGCCCATTTCGTTTACGCTGGAATAA